In Halichondria panicea chromosome 13, odHalPani1.1, whole genome shotgun sequence, one genomic interval encodes:
- the LOC135346547 gene encoding uncharacterized protein LOC135346547, which yields MFKKEYQGGTHVEVLSAQGRDPLAPWKLTGSVSRKYVKDVRSYVVIMEGGPSTTNTRMQLPKTDKASLGLVQPYLVFQFMVPDGARVAIDLGVVDSSGSRRRIQMSTSQREIAVTPLNARVPLSGVIIGQWVNLCIDLGSLVSGLFKAQSYKSLEGVSIGGSCIIRRVFTLKSSPPDTTGTEVSPPFEEIPRAYQMPTSVATAQTQVISYASVSCPSYDKPTSTDGTVSTVGSSSSENMVTADERPTHIAFGKKFTIPDHILGSKPSSRSALSSRTSSIDSARSVREMTLVDGQSFQPRPPSKPADPAMLRVQKKRVRMISGGKKKPEAMLQVSKTVPSSTSVDSGFQTGVSETISSKSTAYSDSVKTGHTGSSLTTEQQSIEDYLDQDVHLALDVLKYKDNAQDNYMDNTSSKANQISGLNASGISEDYSDESQMLNTSVTSNMKQLDLDNSVDEVLYLYRSLPRSAERKQSDFKDSKHILESLEGGRSADLEADFVSPVKEANPKSSILFAPPVVEVRLRSSQQKDGSTPMTPGNQNSGSPPHDQLNETRLSDDYDWRQYASVDDTDLTQSEQSLRTRLANAVSLEQGIPQEFTVGPLKPDSEIEATLSGSVTLSGWTEKFKDAAINPLHDSLDTRDMGGMLSPLSGTLTEEPDFVRDPEKATTEGEELELMYDPQLNCFYDPVTGKYYELAQ from the exons ATGTTTAAGAAGGAGTATCAA GGTGGTACTCATGTGGAAGTGCTTAGTGCTCAGGGTCGAGATCCTCTTGCACCGTGGAAACTGACAGGCTCTGTGAGCAGGAAGTATGTCAAGGATGTTCGCAGCTATGTGGTTATCATGGAGGGAGGGCCCTCGACGACCAACACCAGGATGCAGTTACCCAAGACTGACAAGGCCTCTT TGGGCCTGGTGCAGCCATACTTAGTGTTCCAGTTCATGGTGCCAGATGGAGCTCGGGTAGCCATTGATCTTGGTGTAGTGGACAGCAGTGGGAGTCGCAGGAGGATACAGATGTCCACTTCTCAGAGGGAGATAGCGGTCACGCCTCTAAATGCCAGAGTACCATTATCTGGTGTTATCATAGGACAG TGGGTAAACCTGTGCATTGACCTTGGCTCCCTAGTGAGTGGCCTCTTCAAAGCACAGTCGTACAAGTCCCTGGAGGGGGTCTCTATTGGGGGAAGCTGCATAATTCGCCGTGTTTTTACCCTCAAATCTTCACCTCCGGACACCACTGGTACTGAAGTGAGCCCGCCATTCGAGGAAATTCCACGAGCTTATCAAATGCCCACCAGTGTGGCCACTGCTCAGACAcag GTGATATCCTATGCAAGTGTGAGCTGTCCATCATATGACAAACCAACCAGTACAGATGGCACTGTTAGTACCGTGGGCTCATCTTCTTCTGAGAACATGGTTACTGCTGATGAACGTCCTACTCACATTGCATTTGGAAAGAAATTTACAATTCCAGACCATATATTGGGATCAAAACCG TCCAGTAGATCTGCTCTGTCTAGCCGAACGTCCTCAATTGACAGTGCCAGAAGTGTTAGGGAAATGACACTGGTTGATGGTCAGAGCTTCCAGCCACGACCACCATCTAAGCCAGCAGACCCTGCAATGCTCAGAGTGCAAAAGAAAAGAGTTAGAATGATCAGTGGAGGAAAGAAAAAGCCTGAAGCTATGTTGCAGGTGTCGAAAACTGTACCTAGCTCCACGTCCGTTGACAGTGGCTTTCAAACTGGTGTCAGTGAGACTATCTCTAGTAAGAGTACTGCATATTCTGATTCTGTTAAAACTGGACATACTGGCAGTAGTTTAACGACTGAACAACAATCAATAGAAGATTATCTCGATCAAGATGTGCACTTGGCTCTTGATGTTTTGAAGTACAAGGACAATGCCCAAGATAACTACATGGACAACACTTCAAGCAAAGCGAATCAAATTAGTGGTCTAAATGCAAGTGGGATTTCAGAGGATTATTCAGATGAATCACAAATGCTAAACACCAGTGTGACTAGTAACATGAAGCAGTTGGATCTGGACAACTCTGTAGATGAGGTGCTCTACTTGTATCGATCCTTGCCCCGATCAGCAGAGAGGAAGCAATCCGACTTCAAAgacagtaaacacattttg GAGTCTCTAGAGGGTGGTCGAAGTGCTGACCTGGAGGCTGACTTTGTGTCACCAGTCAAAGAAGCCAACCCTAAGTCATCGATACTGTTTGCACCTCCTGTTGTTGAGGTCAGGCTAAGATCCTCTCAACAGAAGGATGGCAGCACGCCAATGACACCAGGAAATCAAAACAGTGGTAGTCCCCCTCATGACCAGCTAAACGAGACAAGGCTATCTGAT GACTATGATTGGCGGCAGTATGCTAGCGTCGATGACACAGACCTGACACAGTCTGAGCAGTCATTGAGAACTCGGCTAGCCAATGCAGTATCATTAGAGCAAGGGATACCTCAAGAATTCACCGTAGGACCACTAAAACCAGATTCAGAAATAGAGGCCACTCTATCTGGCAGCgtg ACTCTGAGTGGCTGGACTGAGAAGTTTAAAGATGCTGCAATAAATCCGCTACATGATTCCTTGGATACACG TGACATGGGAGGAATGCTAAGTCCTTTGTCAGGCACGCTCACTGAAGAACCAGACTTTGTCAGAGACCCTGAAAAAGCAACCACTGAAGGAGAGGAACTTGAATTAATGTATGACCCTCAGTTAAATTGTTTTTATGACCCAGTTACAGGTAAATACTATGAGCTAGCACAGTAA